In a single window of the Thermus thermamylovorans genome:
- a CDS encoding HEPN domain-containing protein codes for MPLEPTDPWSWLRLAQSDLAYAIQTPKEALFEPSAFLAEQAAEKALKALLVDKGVPFPKTHNLDYLLELLESTGLPIPEAIKEATLLMEYTLRGRYPAGLPELTREEWEEALALARRVVAWVEALLSQGHG; via the coding sequence CCCTGGTCCTGGCTACGCCTTGCCCAAAGCGATCTGGCCTACGCCATCCAAACACCCAAAGAGGCCCTTTTCGAGCCCTCCGCCTTCCTGGCGGAGCAGGCGGCGGAGAAAGCCCTAAAGGCTCTCCTCGTGGACAAGGGCGTTCCCTTCCCCAAAACCCATAATCTGGACTACCTCCTGGAACTTCTGGAGAGCACAGGCCTCCCTATTCCCGAGGCCATAAAGGAGGCCACCCTCCTCATGGAGTACACCCTCAGGGGCCGCTACCCCGCGGGGCTTCCCGAGCTCACCCGGGAGGAATGGGAAGAGGCCCTAGCGCTGGCCAGGCGGGTGGTGGCTTGGGTGGAAGCCCTCCTGTCCCAAGGCCATGGCTAG